The following coding sequences lie in one Psychrilyobacter atlanticus DSM 19335 genomic window:
- a CDS encoding HD domain-containing phosphohydrolase, with amino-acid sequence MNKYIMFLVIFFLGTNLYSKSEIDLSKISLSEKEITFLKEIEGKKIDVFVENSDNFLFFYDLEKNQRGLYPKITQGMNKSFGLNLNIIPKEIFELSKLKERGEGTIIFDMLEKKDLQNYYVFSNPIYDFNTAVMGQQDIKKILDLKDRKIIFLKGDKLYDDFIDKYGYLNITPIFVKDRKQAFKKLNENESLLYIGEIEKNSNFIDLNTTIKLNILLPDIHSNLKFAIKKEYSPLKDIFNKLIDLYSDEDRSQLIGHYLLQYKKNSIHFSSQEREFLSHLSKLQLVLLKDDNYYPYYSRDSKGDLKGLTIDYIKSIKNILNENIDVEYIVKEDKIYEDSHTHKDFILPLLIKTPEREKKFLFPEPYYSFNLSVYNRQSGGFIDEISDLENTTIAVIKGAYYISYLKEHLNSATYINTTSLGESFNLLREGKVDFLVGDMKTIENRLSGIKINDIKIAGVTDKIYEVSFAVSKDNPELYSVLNKIFSKLHIENKFLMKKWNAHYSSFTSDYKVSIFILVISLVILSITLISYRNVTNRKVALQKITLSLVTTLENANYYNDEDTGNHIRRVNEYSRLIAEKLRCHKNFIKDIGFYASLHDIGKIGVHDGILKKKGRLSEEEFKSMKEHVKIGYNLIKDANLPLMVENIALYHHEKWNGMGYLEGLKGKEIPLEARIVALSDVYDALRQKRSYKDGFTHEKSMGIISEESGKHFDPEIVNIFIKHNEKFNLIFESNREHIK; translated from the coding sequence ATGAATAAATATATAATGTTTTTGGTTATATTTTTTTTAGGAACTAATCTTTATTCAAAATCTGAAATTGATCTATCTAAAATCTCTCTTTCAGAAAAGGAGATAACTTTTTTAAAGGAAATAGAAGGTAAAAAAATAGACGTATTTGTAGAAAATTCTGACAATTTTTTATTTTTTTACGATCTTGAAAAAAATCAAAGAGGACTCTACCCTAAGATCACCCAAGGGATGAATAAAAGTTTTGGTCTTAACTTAAATATAATTCCCAAAGAGATCTTCGAGTTGTCTAAACTCAAAGAAAGGGGAGAAGGAACAATAATCTTTGATATGTTAGAAAAAAAGGACTTGCAGAATTATTATGTTTTTTCTAACCCCATCTATGATTTTAATACAGCAGTTATGGGACAGCAGGACATAAAAAAAATCTTAGATTTAAAAGATAGAAAAATCATTTTTTTAAAGGGAGATAAATTATATGATGATTTTATAGATAAATACGGTTATTTAAACATAACGCCTATTTTTGTAAAAGATAGAAAGCAAGCGTTCAAAAAATTAAATGAAAATGAGTCATTGTTATATATAGGTGAAATAGAAAAAAATAGTAATTTTATCGACTTAAATACTACTATTAAACTTAATATTTTATTACCTGATATTCATTCCAATCTCAAATTTGCCATAAAAAAAGAATACAGTCCCCTAAAAGATATTTTTAATAAACTTATAGATCTGTATAGTGATGAGGATAGATCACAACTTATAGGACATTACCTCCTGCAGTATAAAAAAAACAGTATCCATTTCAGTTCTCAGGAAAGGGAATTTTTAAGCCACCTTTCAAAATTACAGTTAGTCCTTTTAAAAGATGATAATTATTACCCTTACTATTCTAGAGATTCCAAAGGTGATCTAAAGGGGCTTACAATCGACTATATAAAATCTATAAAAAACATATTAAATGAAAATATAGATGTAGAATATATAGTGAAGGAAGATAAAATTTATGAGGACTCCCATACCCACAAAGATTTTATCCTCCCTCTTTTAATTAAAACCCCTGAACGAGAAAAAAAATTCTTATTCCCGGAACCATATTACTCCTTTAATTTAAGTGTTTATAACCGGCAATCAGGTGGATTTATAGATGAGATTTCAGATTTGGAAAATACTACTATAGCAGTAATTAAAGGTGCATATTATATCAGTTATTTAAAAGAGCACCTGAATAGTGCAACCTATATTAACACTACCTCCCTAGGAGAATCTTTCAACCTCTTGAGAGAGGGTAAAGTTGATTTCTTGGTAGGAGATATGAAAACTATTGAAAATCGCCTTTCTGGTATCAAAATAAACGATATAAAGATTGCTGGAGTTACCGATAAAATTTATGAGGTTTCCTTTGCTGTAAGTAAAGACAACCCTGAACTTTATAGTGTTTTAAATAAGATATTCTCTAAGCTTCATATAGAAAATAAATTTTTGATGAAAAAGTGGAATGCTCACTATAGTAGTTTTACCAGTGATTATAAGGTTTCTATATTTATATTAGTTATTTCCCTAGTTATATTGAGTATTACCCTTATTTCCTATAGGAATGTTACAAATAGAAAGGTAGCCCTGCAAAAAATCACTCTATCCCTAGTTACTACTCTTGAAAATGCTAATTACTATAATGATGAAGACACCGGTAATCATATAAGAAGGGTCAATGAATATTCAAGATTAATTGCAGAAAAGCTCAGGTGTCACAAAAACTTTATTAAAGATATTGGTTTCTATGCCTCCCTCCATGACATAGGGAAGATAGGAGTACATGATGGTATTTTAAAGAAAAAAGGCAGGTTATCTGAAGAAGAATTTAAATCTATGAAAGAACATGTAAAGATAGGATATAATCTTATAAAAGACGCTAACCTCCCTCTTATGGTAGAGAATATAGCACTTTATCACCATGAGAAATGGAATGGTATGGGGTATTTAGAGGGGTTAAAGGGGAAAGAAATTCCTTTAGAAGCAAGAATCGTTGCTCTTTCTGATGTCTATGATGCACTCCGGCAAAAAAGATCCTACAAAGACGGGTTTACCCATGAGAAATCTATGGGAATCATTTCAGAGGAAAGCGGAAAACATTTTGATCCTGAGATTGTAAATATATTTATAAAACATAATGAAAAATTTAATCTAATCTTTGAATCCAATAGGGAACACATAAAATAA
- a CDS encoding GAF domain-containing protein, translating into MNSNPVKSYTYLLNLAKNLTETEDDFIANCANISSLIFNNIEDLNWAGFYLWKNEKLILGPFQGLTATTKIELGKGVCGSSARDKVTYVVPDVHKFPGHIACDLASNSEIVIPLIKENRLIGVLDIDSPKLNRFSEEDKINLEKLVMILIANSNI; encoded by the coding sequence ATGAATAGTAATCCCGTTAAAAGTTATACCTACCTTTTAAACTTAGCTAAAAATTTAACTGAAACTGAAGACGATTTTATTGCCAACTGTGCCAATATTTCTTCCCTGATCTTTAATAATATTGAGGATCTAAACTGGGCAGGGTTTTACTTATGGAAAAATGAGAAATTGATTTTAGGACCCTTTCAAGGTCTTACAGCTACTACTAAAATTGAGTTGGGAAAGGGAGTCTGCGGAAGTTCTGCAAGAGACAAAGTTACATATGTAGTCCCTGATGTACATAAATTCCCTGGTCATATAGCCTGTGATTTAGCATCTAACTCAGAGATTGTAATTCCACTGATAAAAGAAAATAGATTAATTGGGGTATTGGATATAGACAGTCCAAAATTGAATAGATTTTCTGAGGAAGATAAAATTAATTTAGAAAAATTAGTTATGATTTTAATAGCTAACAGCAATATATAA
- a CDS encoding YchJ family protein, which translates to MKNCPCGKELSYEECCKPYILGEKTPITAEDTMRSRYTAYVVGEVDYVYNTHNPKTRGTLSKEEIKHWSESTEWNKLEIIETVDGGADDSEGIVEFKGHYLEEGETLFHHERSVFKKIDGAWMYDSALSTQKTIKKEVKIGRNDPCPCGSGKKYKKCCGKN; encoded by the coding sequence ATGAAAAACTGCCCTTGTGGAAAAGAATTAAGTTATGAAGAATGTTGTAAGCCATATATATTAGGTGAGAAAACACCAATTACTGCTGAAGATACAATGAGATCTAGATATACAGCTTATGTTGTAGGAGAAGTAGATTATGTTTATAATACACATAATCCTAAAACACGTGGAACTCTTAGTAAAGAAGAGATCAAACACTGGTCTGAATCTACAGAGTGGAATAAATTAGAAATAATTGAAACTGTAGATGGAGGAGCTGACGATTCTGAAGGTATTGTAGAATTTAAAGGTCACTATTTAGAAGAGGGAGAAACATTGTTTCACCATGAAAGATCAGTATTTAAAAAGATAGATGGAGCATGGATGTATGATTCAGCATTATCTACACAAAAGACTATCAAAAAAGAAGTTAAAATTGGTAGAAATGACCCATGTCCATGTGGATCAGGTAAAAAGTATAAAAAATGTTGTGGGAAAAACTAA
- a CDS encoding desulfoferrodoxin — MTKKLEVFKCEICGNIVEVVHTGAGVLSCCGKEMVLQIENTRDAAVEKHIPKVIKLSDGYEVQVGSTLHPMTEDHYIEWIELIVDGCVSTQFLKPGDLPKVTFKACYGEKAEARAYCNLHGHWKK, encoded by the coding sequence ATGACTAAGAAATTAGAGGTTTTTAAATGTGAAATATGCGGTAATATTGTAGAGGTAGTTCATACAGGAGCTGGAGTATTAAGCTGTTGTGGAAAAGAGATGGTTTTACAAATAGAGAACACAAGAGATGCTGCTGTAGAAAAGCACATACCGAAAGTTATTAAATTAAGTGATGGTTATGAGGTTCAAGTGGGGTCGACTCTTCATCCTATGACAGAAGATCATTATATTGAATGGATAGAATTAATAGTGGATGGTTGTGTATCTACTCAATTTTTAAAACCGGGAGATCTGCCAAAAGTTACTTTTAAAGCATGTTATGGAGAAAAAGCAGAGGCTAGAGCTTATTGCAATCTTCATGGACACTGGAAAAAATAA
- a CDS encoding dihydroorotate dehydrogenase electron transfer subunit, translating to MFLEDVKVIENIQIADNYYLMRVEGTKIPQHSKPGQFFMLQCKDNSKVLRRPISLHNVDGNILEFYYEALGKGTKEFTRLSIGETINIQGPLGNGYDTDLKGKNIVVIGGGMGMAPIKYLIKDLKDNNDITFIGGGRNAGAVKIIEKFDFKNIQLKVATDDGSVGIKGNTVDILKKILKDENKNIDIIYTCGPHPMMEAVAKVAQENNIRCQISLEERMACGIKACVGCSILTKKGMKKVCYDGPVFESTDIVDVDVVDPNGGCK from the coding sequence ATGTTTTTAGAAGATGTTAAGGTAATAGAGAATATACAAATAGCAGATAATTATTATTTAATGAGGGTAGAAGGAACAAAAATACCTCAACATTCTAAACCAGGTCAGTTTTTTATGCTCCAATGCAAAGACAACTCAAAAGTTTTAAGAAGACCGATAAGTTTACATAATGTAGATGGAAATATTTTAGAGTTTTACTATGAAGCTTTGGGAAAAGGAACTAAAGAATTTACTAGATTATCCATAGGTGAAACTATAAATATCCAAGGACCTTTAGGAAATGGTTATGATACAGATCTTAAGGGAAAAAATATAGTAGTAATCGGTGGAGGAATGGGGATGGCTCCAATCAAATATCTCATTAAAGATTTGAAAGATAACAATGATATCACCTTTATCGGTGGAGGAAGAAATGCAGGAGCTGTAAAAATAATAGAAAAATTCGATTTTAAAAATATTCAACTAAAGGTAGCTACCGATGACGGTAGTGTAGGAATAAAAGGAAACACTGTAGATATACTAAAGAAAATACTAAAAGATGAGAATAAAAATATAGACATAATCTATACATGCGGACCACATCCTATGATGGAGGCAGTGGCAAAAGTAGCACAGGAAAATAATATAAGATGCCAAATATCTTTAGAAGAAAGGATGGCATGTGGAATAAAAGCCTGTGTAGGATGTTCCATATTGACTAAAAAAGGAATGAAAAAAGTTTGTTACGATGGGCCGGTATTTGAAAGTACAGATATAGTAGACGTAGATGTGGTAGATCCAAATGGAGGATGTAAATAA
- a CDS encoding dihydroorotate dehydrogenase, which produces MSNRLNISFLGKKLNNPIMTASGCFGYGLEYKDYFNPNELGAAVLKGITMEPRNGNPGTRIAETPSGMLNSVGLENPGIEEFKKIIPSIKKELNIPLVANINGKILEEYIAIAKEVEQIEEIEMVELNISCPNVKDGGMAFGANPEMARLVTREVRKVLSKPMIVKLSPNVTNIVEIAKIVEEEGANGVALINTLLGMAVDIRKRKPILGNIMGGLSGPAVKPVALRMIYQVSQAVSIPVLGMGGISSTEDAIEFIMVGASAISLGTGMFANPTLPIEIKKGLEKYCIENNIDNISEIVGAAHPDGGAAYRSRLGGNNEIKG; this is translated from the coding sequence ATGAGTAATAGATTAAATATAAGTTTTTTAGGAAAGAAATTAAATAACCCTATAATGACAGCATCAGGATGTTTTGGGTATGGACTGGAATATAAAGATTATTTTAATCCCAATGAATTAGGAGCTGCTGTATTAAAAGGAATTACTATGGAACCTAGAAATGGAAATCCCGGTACCAGAATTGCTGAAACACCATCTGGTATGTTAAATTCAGTTGGATTGGAAAACCCAGGTATTGAAGAATTTAAAAAGATAATCCCGTCTATAAAAAAAGAGCTTAATATTCCCCTGGTAGCAAATATAAATGGGAAGATTTTGGAAGAATACATAGCAATCGCTAAAGAAGTTGAACAAATAGAAGAGATAGAGATGGTAGAACTAAATATTTCTTGCCCCAATGTTAAGGATGGGGGGATGGCCTTTGGAGCTAATCCAGAGATGGCAAGATTAGTAACCCGTGAGGTAAGAAAAGTATTAAGTAAACCTATGATTGTAAAATTATCCCCAAATGTAACTAATATAGTAGAGATTGCAAAAATAGTAGAGGAAGAGGGAGCAAATGGTGTAGCTCTTATCAACACACTATTAGGAATGGCAGTAGATATAAGAAAAAGAAAACCAATTTTAGGAAATATAATGGGTGGATTATCAGGGCCTGCAGTAAAACCAGTAGCACTCCGAATGATATACCAGGTTTCTCAGGCAGTATCTATCCCGGTTCTTGGAATGGGAGGGATATCTTCTACAGAGGATGCAATTGAATTTATTATGGTAGGAGCCAGTGCTATATCATTAGGAACAGGGATGTTTGCTAACCCGACACTACCGATAGAGATAAAAAAAGGATTAGAAAAATACTGTATAGAAAATAACATAGATAATATCAGTGAAATTGTAGGAGCGGCCCATCCTGATGGAGGAGCAGCTTATAGAAGTAGACTAGGAGGGAATAATGAAATTAAAGGCTAA
- the pyrF gene encoding orotidine-5'-phosphate decarboxylase — translation MKLKAKDRLIVALDYKTLDEVKDIVNEIGDAVSTYKVGLELFLNTRGEAVDYLHSIDKKVFLDLKFHDIPNTTTMASMFANKQEVFMFNVHAGGGPTMMKSVADMLKENNSDSIAIAVTILTSFTEEESASHFKSNLNISELANHWAEETKESGLHGVVCSPLEAKKIKELCGENFYTICPGVRPLWAASNDQKRIMTPKMAVENGADFLVVGRPITKSENPVHAAKLILEEIQEGLNN, via the coding sequence ATGAAATTAAAGGCTAAAGATAGATTAATAGTAGCATTAGATTATAAAACGTTGGATGAGGTAAAGGATATAGTAAATGAAATTGGAGATGCTGTATCTACATATAAGGTAGGTTTAGAATTATTCTTAAATACTCGTGGAGAAGCGGTAGATTATCTTCATAGTATAGATAAAAAAGTATTTTTAGATCTGAAGTTTCATGATATCCCAAATACAACAACGATGGCATCGATGTTTGCAAATAAACAAGAGGTATTTATGTTTAATGTCCATGCAGGTGGAGGGCCTACTATGATGAAGTCCGTTGCAGATATGCTGAAAGAAAATAATTCTGACTCAATAGCAATAGCAGTGACTATATTGACATCATTTACAGAGGAAGAGTCAGCATCACATTTTAAAAGTAATTTAAATATCAGTGAATTAGCTAATCACTGGGCTGAAGAAACTAAGGAATCAGGATTACATGGAGTAGTGTGTTCTCCCTTGGAAGCCAAGAAGATAAAGGAACTTTGTGGTGAAAACTTCTATACAATCTGTCCGGGAGTGAGACCACTATGGGCAGCTTCTAATGACCAAAAAAGAATTATGACTCCTAAGATGGCTGTTGAAAATGGTGCTGATTTCTTAGTAGTAGGAAGACCAATAACTAAATCAGAGAATCCAGTCCATGCAGCTAAATTAATATTAGAAGAAATCCAGGAAGGGTTAAATAATTAA
- a CDS encoding dihydroorotase translates to MLIKNARINTIDNEYEIKDIYIKDGKIAEIGSDVNSLNIIRETFLSSDENIKKLEIIDLKGKKYLIPGVIDPHVHMRDPGLTHKEDLYTGSRACAKGGITTFIDMPNTIPTTTNLSALQDKKDLASIKSLVNYGFHFGGTSTDNSDIIPSEGVASTKVFMNISTGKMLVEKDEVLKNIFLKSKMVSVHAEGEMVEKAITYNEKYGKKLYLCHISNEKELDIIRKNREIATKKIYTEVTPHHLFLSENDIKGKNEMLFRMKPELKTNDDIEALWKAINDGTIDTIGTDHAPHLLSEKLEKVTFGIPGVENSLPLMLDAVSKEKITLSKLIELMSKNPSKIFGIKDRGEIKEGYYGDLVVVDLEKKFTLENKTTLSKCGWTPFDGYTGFGKIETTIVNGTIVYNKNQIIENTGSEIEYE, encoded by the coding sequence TTGTTAATAAAAAATGCCAGAATAAATACTATAGACAATGAATATGAGATAAAAGATATCTATATAAAAGATGGTAAGATTGCTGAAATAGGGTCTGATGTCAACAGTTTAAATATAATTAGAGAGACATTTTTATCCTCAGATGAAAATATAAAAAAATTAGAAATTATAGATTTAAAGGGAAAGAAATATCTTATCCCGGGAGTTATAGACCCTCATGTACATATGAGAGATCCGGGACTGACTCATAAAGAAGATTTATATACAGGGTCAAGAGCGTGTGCCAAAGGTGGGATTACCACTTTTATAGATATGCCAAATACAATACCTACAACTACAAATTTGAGTGCACTTCAAGATAAAAAAGATCTGGCTTCAATTAAATCACTTGTAAACTATGGATTTCATTTTGGAGGTACCAGTACAGACAACAGTGATATTATCCCTAGTGAAGGAGTAGCTTCTACCAAAGTCTTTATGAATATATCTACAGGAAAGATGTTAGTAGAAAAAGATGAAGTTTTAAAAAATATATTTTTAAAATCAAAAATGGTATCTGTTCATGCTGAAGGAGAGATGGTAGAAAAAGCCATTACCTATAATGAAAAATATGGAAAAAAACTATACCTTTGTCATATATCAAATGAAAAAGAGTTGGATATTATCAGGAAAAACAGGGAAATCGCTACAAAGAAAATATATACAGAGGTAACTCCACACCATCTTTTCCTCAGTGAAAATGATATAAAGGGAAAAAATGAAATGTTATTCAGAATGAAACCGGAATTAAAAACAAACGATGATATAGAAGCTTTATGGAAAGCTATAAATGATGGAACTATTGACACAATCGGTACAGATCATGCACCTCACCTTCTTTCAGAGAAGTTAGAAAAGGTAACATTTGGAATCCCGGGAGTGGAAAACTCATTACCGTTGATGTTAGATGCTGTATCTAAAGAAAAGATCACTTTATCTAAATTGATAGAACTTATGTCTAAAAACCCAAGTAAAATATTTGGTATAAAGGACAGAGGAGAAATTAAAGAAGGTTACTATGGGGATCTGGTAGTAGTAGACCTAGAAAAGAAATTTACCTTAGAAAATAAAACTACATTATCAAAATGCGGATGGACTCCATTTGATGGATATACAGGATTTGGTAAAATTGAAACTACGATAGTTAATGGAACAATAGTATATAATAAAAATCAAATAATTGAGAATACAGGGAGTGAGATTGAATATGAGTAA
- the pyrE gene encoding orotate phosphoribosyltransferase has product MSNAKKVARALLKVEAVRLNVAEPFTFVSGIKSPIYCDNRKVIGFPEERTDIVDAFIEALKDKDFDILAGTATAGIPWAAFIAEKMNKPMAYIRSKPKAHGAGKQIEGADVEGKKIIVIEDLISTGGSCISALEAARREGAKDVEVMAIFSYEFKKAYDRFEEADCKWETLSGFPDLIELAVEENYLSSKDAEEASQWNKSPNTWKK; this is encoded by the coding sequence ATGAGTAATGCAAAAAAAGTAGCTAGAGCACTATTAAAAGTAGAAGCGGTGAGATTAAACGTAGCAGAGCCATTTACATTTGTATCAGGGATAAAATCTCCTATATACTGTGACAATAGAAAAGTTATTGGTTTCCCAGAGGAAAGAACGGATATAGTAGATGCTTTTATAGAGGCTTTAAAAGATAAAGACTTTGATATCCTAGCAGGAACTGCAACAGCAGGAATTCCATGGGCAGCATTTATCGCAGAAAAGATGAATAAACCAATGGCTTATATCAGATCTAAACCCAAAGCTCATGGAGCAGGAAAACAAATAGAAGGAGCCGATGTAGAAGGTAAAAAAATAATTGTAATAGAAGATCTTATCTCTACTGGAGGAAGTTGTATTTCGGCACTTGAAGCCGCAAGGAGAGAGGGAGCTAAAGATGTAGAAGTTATGGCTATATTCTCATATGAGTTTAAAAAGGCATATGACAGATTTGAAGAAGCTGACTGTAAATGGGAAACTCTTTCTGGATTTCCTGATTTAATAGAATTAGCAGTTGAAGAAAATTATCTTTCTTCTAAAGATGCAGAAGAAGCCAGCCAATGGAATAAATCTCCAAATACTTGGAAAAAATAA
- a CDS encoding tyrosine-type recombinase/integrase has protein sequence MDINQLDALRKKLEENKDDVVISMLLEDKIKELEKQLKKGKKKRSVNREIKYLTNAEFDKLMLSFKKAEKLFLLDKKKQKFKFYERDKLIFLLAYECGLRASEISNLKKEDFHENSKELFCRRLKGSRNNTIRLTRGTSKLLSEYIGYENNSNYIFLSRKSTPLSRQHLTRLCKKYFDLADIPKEKQHFHTLKHTAGVHLADCGLDIKEVQYILGHRNVENTMIYFDFTSKQQEVLYGKLGRD, from the coding sequence ATGGATATAAATCAATTGGATGCTCTGAGAAAAAAATTAGAAGAAAATAAAGATGATGTAGTAATCAGTATGTTGTTAGAAGATAAGATAAAGGAATTAGAAAAACAGCTAAAAAAAGGAAAGAAGAAAAGATCTGTAAACAGGGAAATTAAATATTTAACTAACGCAGAATTTGATAAATTAATGTTATCTTTTAAAAAAGCGGAAAAATTATTTTTGTTGGATAAAAAGAAACAAAAATTTAAATTTTATGAAAGAGATAAGTTAATTTTTCTCCTTGCTTATGAGTGCGGGTTGAGAGCAAGTGAAATTTCTAACTTAAAAAAGGAAGATTTTCATGAAAATAGTAAAGAATTATTTTGCAGAAGATTGAAGGGAAGTAGAAATAATACTATTCGTTTGACGAGAGGGACAAGCAAATTATTAAGCGAATATATAGGTTATGAAAACAACTCAAATTATATATTTTTAAGCAGAAAATCTACACCTCTCAGTCGTCAGCACCTCACCAGATTATGTAAGAAATATTTTGATCTGGCGGATATCCCAAAAGAAAAACAACACTTCCATACTTTAAAACATACAGCTGGAGTACATTTAGCTGATTGCGGACTTGATATAAAGGAAGTTCAGTACATTTTGGGCCACAGAAATGTAGAAAATACTATGATATATTTCGATTTCACATCTAAACAACAAGAAGTTTTATATGGTAAATTAGGAAGAGATTAA
- a CDS encoding HU family DNA-binding protein: MTKKEFVALFAERGNFESKAEAERKLDTFMTTVEEVLLNGDEVNFIGWGKFEVVARAERKGRNPKTGEEITIPAKKAVKFKAGKKLNDKMN, from the coding sequence ATGACTAAAAAAGAATTCGTAGCATTATTTGCAGAGAGAGGAAATTTTGAATCTAAGGCAGAAGCTGAAAGAAAATTAGATACGTTCATGACAACTGTTGAGGAAGTATTATTAAACGGAGATGAAGTTAACTTTATCGGATGGGGAAAATTTGAAGTAGTTGCAAGAGCTGAAAGAAAAGGAAGAAATCCTAAAACTGGTGAAGAAATCACTATTCCTGCTAAGAAAGCTGTTAAGTTTAAAGCTGGAAAAAAATTAAACGACAAGATGAACTAA